A region from the Acidobacteriota bacterium genome encodes:
- a CDS encoding helix-turn-helix domain-containing protein, producing the protein MDGASRDRVDDDLVRLSVDVRLLDRPAERPVGSGDVVAGIGHLEDGGGRRSARECHEQERRRDRTRSDGTPHRDLPPRPGGAWPDAAPCPRRQRTPASPPAGGTRAPSAFRRGDPAAPGRFRSATRSDGPPGGTAADRRIRSAAGPRARGARLESGDSEVRRAVGERLRRTRTALGLTLDDLARRLDARGVKVSRSTIHRIETGRSPQPLETVAAMCAALALPLSAIEETARSAWRARCIDLSGAGYDELMRRGNRLGARGRFHEALAAFEAAHDRALLDGGPVREREIRRSRALLHVADCLHRLRCYQLALDAAGRALNLAGDSADDRLRAVALHISIGYMQNDHYKADLFARHAEELLPGAAPAARAFALAVLANLHYRRDQWARARPLFEQAIALYRRLGARLQQAKVEVTAGHNLFLLGNEARGVALVHRGHERARRGRYAEVELYALRVLGRIDAARGRYEDARFQFERAAAIARRLKLVHELFLAWFGRWEAARSAGDRREEQRSRRVLTRLLRRIDPDLPEARRFAAEAVLANGCKT; encoded by the coding sequence ATGGACGGTGCTTCCCGCGATCGGGTCGATGACGATCTCGTCCGGCTCTCCGTTGACGTTCGACTCCTCGATCGCCCAGCGGAGCGTCCCGTAGGGAGCGGGGATGTCGTCGCTGGGATCGGTCACCTCGAAGACGGCGGCGGCCGCCGGTCCGCTCGCGAGTGCCACGAGCAGGAGCGGCGCCGCGATCGCACGCGATCGGACGGGACGCCTCATCGCGACCTCCCTCCCCGGCCCGGCGGGGCCTGGCCGGATGCCGCGCCCTGCCCTCGCCGGCAGCGTACGCCGGCATCGCCGCCGGCGGGCGGGACTCGCGCCCCGAGCGCGTTCCGCCGCGGGGATCCAGCAGCTCCCGGGCGTTTCAGATCTGCAACGCGATCGGACGGCCCCCCTGGTGGAACGGCGGCAGACCGTCGTATAAGGAGTGCAGCGGGTCCACGGGCGCGTGGGGCACGCTTGGAGAGTGGGGATTCCGAGGTCCGGCGCGCTGTCGGGGAGCGGCTGCGGCGCACCCGAACCGCGCTCGGGCTGACGCTCGACGACCTCGCGCGGCGGCTCGATGCCCGCGGCGTCAAGGTCTCGCGCAGCACGATCCACCGGATCGAGACGGGGCGGTCTCCGCAGCCGCTCGAGACGGTCGCCGCCATGTGCGCTGCGCTCGCCCTTCCGCTCTCCGCCATCGAGGAGACGGCCCGTTCGGCCTGGCGCGCGCGCTGCATCGATCTCTCAGGGGCCGGCTACGACGAGCTCATGCGCCGCGGGAACCGCCTCGGGGCGCGGGGCCGTTTCCACGAGGCGCTCGCGGCCTTCGAGGCGGCTCACGACCGGGCGCTTCTCGACGGAGGCCCGGTGCGAGAGCGCGAGATCCGGCGCTCGCGGGCGTTGTTGCACGTGGCGGACTGCCTGCACCGGCTGCGCTGCTACCAGCTCGCTCTGGATGCGGCCGGACGGGCCCTGAACCTCGCGGGCGATTCGGCCGACGACCGCCTCCGCGCGGTCGCCCTCCACATCAGCATCGGCTACATGCAGAACGACCATTACAAAGCCGACCTGTTCGCCCGGCACGCGGAGGAGCTCCTTCCCGGCGCGGCACCGGCGGCGCGGGCCTTCGCCCTGGCCGTCCTGGCGAACCTTCACTATCGCCGCGATCAGTGGGCGCGGGCGCGGCCGCTGTTCGAGCAAGCGATCGCCCTCTACCGCCGCCTGGGGGCCCGCCTCCAGCAGGCGAAGGTCGAGGTGACCGCCGGACACAACCTGTTCCTGCTCGGCAACGAGGCCCGGGGCGTCGCGTTGGTCCACCGGGGGCACGAGCGCGCGCGCCGAGGCCGGTATGCCGAGGTCGAGCTGTACGCGCTGCGGGTTCTCGGGCGGATCGATGCCGCCCGGGGCCGCTACGAAGATGCCCGCTTCCAGTTCGAGCGCGCCGCCGCCATCGCGCGCCGGCTGAAGCTCGTGCACGAGTTGTTCCTCGCGTGGTTCGGACGCTGGGAGGCGGCGCGGAGCGCCGGCGACCGCCGCGAGGAGCAGCGTTCGCGGCGGGTCCTGACGCGCCTGCTGCGGCGAATCGACCCCGACCTTCCCGAGGCCCGCCGGTTCGCCGCCGAGGCGGTGCTCGCCAACGGATGCAAGACATGA
- a CDS encoding peptidylprolyl isomerase, which yields MPRLMGRLPAPPWGEQTLKGRDHSTGADPRHGGGGCAAVRFGVQGGRRGGRPGRDRRQGALRRAFTARRDQKMIKEGSKVTLHYTLRVGDQVIESSKGRRPLTYVQGKGELIPGLEQELAGMEAGETRTIHVPADRGYGPVHPEAVQKFPRAAFQDPDAIELGDVVSGELSGHPFQATVTAISEDEITLDLNHPLAGKDLDFDVEIVSVE from the coding sequence ATGCCTCGGCTCATGGGACGCCTCCCCGCGCCGCCGTGGGGCGAACAGACGTTGAAAGGACGTGACCATAGCACCGGTGCGGATCCGCGGCACGGTGGCGGAGGGTGCGCAGCGGTTCGATTCGGGGTACAAGGGGGCCGCCGGGGCGGCCGTCCCGGTCGAGACAGGCGGCAGGGCGCGCTCCGGCGGGCCTTCACCGCGCGGAGAGACCAGAAGATGATCAAGGAAGGCTCGAAAGTCACGCTCCACTACACGCTGAGGGTCGGCGACCAGGTGATCGAATCGTCGAAGGGCCGCCGGCCGTTGACCTACGTCCAGGGTAAGGGCGAGTTGATTCCCGGACTCGAACAGGAACTCGCCGGGATGGAGGCGGGCGAAACGAGGACGATCCACGTGCCCGCCGACCGCGGGTACGGCCCGGTTCATCCCGAAGCGGTCCAGAAGTTCCCGCGCGCGGCGTTCCAGGATCCGGACGCGATCGAGCTCGGCGACGTCGTTTCCGGGGAGCTGTCGGGGCACCCGTTCCAGGCGACGGTGACCGCCATCAGCGAGGACGAGATCACCCTCGACCTGAACCACCCGCTCGCGGGAAAGGATCTCGATTTCGACGTCGAAATCGTCTCCGTGGAGTGA
- the aceE gene encoding pyruvate dehydrogenase (acetyl-transferring), homodimeric type → MIFEEFKQQLPDRDPQETQEWIASLDEVVQRAGKQRAEFLLYKVLKRARMLHLGLPPTTQTRYINTISPEQEPPFPGDEELERRIRRLIRWNAAVMVTRANRRYEGLGGHLSTYASAASLYEVGFNHFFRGKRGGDPGDQIFIQGHAAPGIYARAFLEGRLTERHLDHFRRETGGQGLSSYPHPRLMPDFWEFPTVSMGLGPINAIQQARFNRYLHNRGIADTSHSRVWCFLGDGECDEPEALGALTLAAREGLDNLTFVVNCNLQRLDGPVRGNGKIIQELEAVFRGAGWNVIKVIWGREWDALLKRDVDGLLVQKMNETLDGDYQRLAVESGAYIREHFFGPDERLKRLVADYSDEELRRLRRGGHDYRKIYAAYKVATETKGVPTAILAKTIKGWTLGEAFEGRNATHQIKKMNEEELRVFRDRLQLPISDAQLKEAPYYKPDDSSEEIRYLLERRHRLNGPVPRRKVVPVPVDLPDRTRFAEFLGGSGEKLQASTTMAFARLLRSLMKDERFGKRVVPIVPDEARTFGMDPLFSEFKIYNPKGQRYTPVDAEYLISYREAEDGQILEEGITEAGAMAACTAAGTSYATHRQPMVPFFIFYSMFGFQRVGDLIWAFADQRGRGFLLGATAGRTTLNGEGLQHQDGHSHLLASAVPACLPYDPAFAYELAVIIEDGLERMVDRGEDVFYYVTLYNEAYVQPPMPEGCREGILRGLYLYRPFPEPRRHRARLLGSGPLLLQALEAQRILAERYDVAADVFSATSYTLLRREALEVERWNRLHPTAERRRPFVTSVLANGEGPTVAVSDYVRAVPDQIARWVPGRFTVLGTDGFGRSDTREALRRFFEVDAAHVVVAVLAALAEEGAIDPGLVARAIGEMGIDADAPFPLTVDIPPVSRTRPLPAG, encoded by the coding sequence ATGATCTTCGAAGAATTCAAGCAGCAGCTTCCCGACCGCGATCCGCAGGAAACCCAGGAGTGGATCGCCTCGCTCGACGAAGTCGTCCAGCGGGCGGGCAAACAGCGGGCGGAGTTCCTCCTGTACAAGGTGCTGAAGCGGGCACGCATGCTGCACCTCGGCCTCCCGCCGACGACGCAGACCCGCTACATCAACACCATCAGCCCGGAGCAGGAGCCCCCCTTCCCCGGCGACGAGGAGCTGGAGCGCCGCATCCGCCGGCTCATCCGCTGGAACGCGGCGGTGATGGTGACCCGGGCCAACAGGCGCTACGAAGGGCTCGGGGGACACCTCTCCACCTACGCCTCGGCCGCAAGCCTGTACGAGGTCGGCTTCAACCACTTCTTCCGGGGCAAGCGCGGCGGCGACCCCGGGGACCAGATCTTCATCCAGGGACACGCGGCTCCAGGGATCTACGCGCGGGCCTTCCTCGAAGGTCGCCTGACCGAACGGCATCTCGACCATTTCCGGCGCGAGACCGGCGGCCAGGGCCTGTCCAGCTATCCCCACCCGCGCCTCATGCCGGACTTCTGGGAGTTCCCCACCGTCTCGATGGGCTTGGGCCCGATCAACGCGATCCAGCAGGCACGGTTCAACCGCTACCTCCACAACCGGGGCATCGCCGACACCTCCCACTCGCGCGTCTGGTGCTTCCTCGGCGACGGCGAGTGCGACGAGCCGGAAGCTCTCGGTGCATTGACGCTGGCCGCGCGGGAGGGCCTGGACAACCTGACGTTCGTGGTCAACTGCAACCTCCAGCGGCTCGACGGTCCGGTGCGCGGCAACGGGAAGATCATCCAGGAGCTGGAGGCGGTCTTCCGCGGCGCCGGCTGGAACGTCATCAAGGTCATCTGGGGCCGGGAGTGGGACGCCCTCTTGAAGCGGGACGTGGACGGCCTTCTCGTTCAGAAGATGAACGAGACCCTCGACGGCGATTACCAGCGGCTGGCCGTCGAATCGGGAGCGTACATCCGGGAGCACTTCTTCGGCCCCGACGAACGGCTCAAACGACTCGTGGCCGACTACAGCGACGAGGAGCTGCGCCGGTTGCGCCGGGGCGGTCACGACTACCGCAAGATCTACGCCGCCTACAAGGTCGCAACCGAGACCAAAGGCGTGCCGACCGCGATCCTGGCGAAGACGATCAAGGGATGGACGCTCGGAGAGGCGTTCGAGGGGCGCAACGCGACCCACCAGATCAAGAAGATGAACGAAGAGGAGCTGCGTGTCTTCAGGGACCGGCTCCAGTTGCCGATCTCTGACGCTCAGCTCAAGGAAGCCCCGTACTACAAGCCGGACGACTCGAGCGAGGAAATCCGCTACCTGCTCGAGCGGCGGCACCGGCTCAACGGGCCGGTGCCGCGCCGGAAGGTGGTCCCGGTGCCGGTCGATCTCCCGGACCGGACGCGGTTCGCCGAGTTCCTCGGGGGCAGCGGTGAAAAGCTGCAGGCCTCGACGACGATGGCGTTCGCGCGGCTGCTCCGATCCCTGATGAAGGACGAGAGGTTCGGCAAGCGCGTCGTCCCGATCGTCCCCGACGAGGCCCGGACCTTCGGCATGGATCCCCTCTTTTCCGAGTTCAAGATCTACAACCCGAAGGGACAGCGCTACACGCCGGTGGACGCCGAGTATCTGATCAGCTACCGCGAGGCGGAGGACGGCCAGATCCTCGAGGAGGGCATCACCGAAGCCGGAGCGATGGCTGCTTGCACCGCGGCGGGAACCTCGTACGCCACGCACCGCCAGCCGATGGTCCCCTTCTTCATCTTCTACTCGATGTTCGGATTCCAGCGCGTCGGAGACCTGATCTGGGCGTTCGCCGACCAGCGCGGCCGCGGCTTCCTCCTGGGAGCGACTGCCGGGCGGACCACTCTCAACGGCGAGGGGCTGCAGCACCAGGACGGTCACAGCCACCTCCTGGCCTCCGCCGTGCCCGCCTGCCTGCCGTACGACCCGGCGTTCGCCTACGAGCTGGCCGTCATCATCGAGGACGGTCTCGAGCGGATGGTGGACCGCGGCGAGGACGTCTTCTACTACGTCACCCTCTACAACGAGGCGTACGTGCAGCCCCCGATGCCGGAGGGATGCCGGGAAGGGATCCTGCGCGGCCTCTACCTCTATCGCCCGTTCCCGGAGCCGCGGCGGCACCGGGCACGGTTGCTCGGTTCCGGGCCTCTCCTGCTCCAGGCGCTGGAGGCGCAGCGGATCCTCGCCGAGCGCTACGACGTCGCAGCCGACGTCTTCAGCGCGACCAGCTACACGCTCCTCCGGCGCGAGGCGCTCGAGGTGGAACGGTGGAATCGACTCCACCCGACGGCGGAGCGGCGGCGCCCGTTCGTCACCAGCGTGCTCGCGAACGGAGAAGGCCCGACCGTGGCGGTGTCGGACTACGTGCGGGCGGTCCCCGACCAGATCGCGCGCTGGGTGCCGGGGCGCTTCACGGTGCTCGGCACGGACGGGTTCGGTCGGTCCGACACCCGGGAAGCGCTGCGGCGGTTTTTCGAGGTCGATGCCGCCCACGTGGTCGTGGCGGTGCTCGCCGCCCTCGCCGAGGAGGGCGCCATCGACCCCGGTCTGGTGGCGCGCGCCATCGGGGAGATGGGGATCGACGCCGATGCCCCGTTTCCGCTGACGGTGGACATTCCTCCCGTCAGCCGGACGCGACCGCTGCCGGCCGGCTGA
- a CDS encoding SDR family oxidoreductase translates to MQRGFPLAGKRALACGASRGIGRACALEFARLGAGVLAVARDRELLGSLVAEMEAVSAAAGIRARHGALPVDMRDLEALEAAVREQLESGPIHVLLHNTGGPAPGALAEAGEEELLDGLRLHLLSAHRLARLLVPGMRAARFGRIVNIVSTSVREPIPGLGVSNTVRGAMASWAKTLSAELAPHGITVNNVLPGATRTERLRRIIEVRARRRGVSPATVEEEMKAEIPAGRFAEPAEIAAAAGFLASPAAGYITGVSLAVDGGRTRSI, encoded by the coding sequence ATGCAAAGGGGATTTCCGCTCGCCGGAAAGAGAGCTCTCGCCTGCGGGGCCAGCCGGGGCATCGGCCGGGCGTGCGCCCTCGAGTTCGCGCGCCTCGGTGCCGGCGTGCTCGCCGTGGCCCGCGACCGGGAGCTCCTCGGGAGCCTGGTGGCGGAGATGGAGGCGGTGTCGGCGGCCGCCGGCATCCGCGCGCGGCACGGCGCGCTCCCCGTCGACATGCGCGACCTGGAAGCGCTCGAGGCGGCGGTTCGCGAGCAGCTCGAATCCGGTCCGATTCACGTCCTCCTCCACAACACGGGAGGACCGGCCCCGGGGGCGCTGGCCGAAGCCGGGGAGGAGGAGCTTCTCGACGGCCTGCGGCTGCACCTGCTCTCGGCCCACCGGCTCGCGCGGCTCCTCGTTCCGGGGATGCGGGCCGCGCGCTTCGGCCGCATCGTCAACATCGTCTCGACGTCGGTGCGCGAGCCGATTCCCGGGCTCGGGGTGTCGAACACGGTGAGGGGCGCCATGGCGAGCTGGGCGAAGACGCTCTCGGCCGAACTCGCGCCCCACGGGATCACCGTCAACAACGTGCTGCCGGGCGCGACGCGGACGGAGCGGCTGCGCCGGATCATCGAGGTCCGGGCGCGGCGGCGCGGCGTGTCCCCCGCCACGGTCGAGGAGGAGATGAAGGCGGAGATTCCGGCCGGGAGGTTCGCCGAACCCGCCGAGATCGCGGCGGCCGCCGGTTTCCTGGCGTCCCCGGCCGCCGGCTACATCACCGGCGTGAGCCTCGCGGTGGACGGGGGACGGACGCGGTCGATCTGA
- a CDS encoding ketoacyl-ACP synthase III produces the protein MWRGNRREDAIVLDLQGERPARAAGRRGACSGTAHRRRSDSSGPGAPRCTVAPRRTIAMRTVIRGTGMYVPPHPVDNHRMARVMDTSHEWIVQRTGIVTRHFAPPGTATSDLAVPAARAALDDAGLEPDAVDYVVFATMTPDYYFPGSAPYFQRKLGLRDVPCLDIRQQCAGFIYGLQLADALIRSGQRRNVLLVGAEVHGGFMPWKCWDVLIDGADREVPAEEYEWNTRFRDRTVLFGDGAGAFVLAGEPRGEKDDRGLIDVLVYTRGELAEKLHTPAGGSAFRPYFSADMERTGAIVPIVEGREVYKIAVTLMPQIVEEILARNGMTTADLDLVVMHQANLRINEAVQRRLGLPDEKVFNNIQRYGNTTAATIPMAFHEARQAGLAKPGDLVCFVGLGSGLNWGAVLYRC, from the coding sequence ATGTGGCGCGGGAACCGGCGGGAAGACGCCATCGTGCTCGACCTCCAGGGGGAGCGGCCCGCCCGGGCCGCCGGCCGGCGCGGGGCGTGCAGCGGAACGGCTCACCGCCGGCGTTCCGATTCTAGCGGCCCGGGTGCACCCCGTTGTACGGTGGCGCCCCGGAGGACGATCGCCATGCGCACGGTCATACGCGGCACCGGCATGTACGTTCCGCCCCATCCCGTCGACAACCACCGGATGGCGCGCGTGATGGACACCTCCCACGAGTGGATCGTCCAGCGAACCGGCATCGTCACCAGGCACTTCGCTCCCCCCGGAACGGCGACGAGCGATCTGGCGGTGCCCGCGGCCCGGGCCGCCCTTGACGATGCCGGGCTGGAGCCCGACGCCGTGGACTACGTGGTCTTCGCCACGATGACGCCGGACTACTACTTTCCCGGCTCCGCCCCCTACTTCCAGCGCAAGCTCGGTCTGCGGGACGTCCCGTGCCTGGACATCCGGCAGCAGTGCGCCGGGTTCATCTACGGACTGCAGCTCGCCGACGCGCTGATCCGCTCGGGACAGCGGCGCAACGTCCTCCTCGTGGGGGCCGAGGTTCACGGGGGTTTCATGCCGTGGAAGTGCTGGGACGTGCTGATCGACGGCGCCGACCGCGAGGTGCCCGCGGAGGAGTACGAGTGGAACACCCGCTTCCGCGACCGGACGGTGCTCTTCGGGGACGGCGCGGGGGCGTTCGTTCTCGCGGGCGAGCCGCGCGGGGAGAAGGACGACCGCGGGCTGATCGACGTGCTCGTGTACACGCGAGGGGAGCTGGCGGAGAAGCTCCACACCCCCGCCGGCGGCAGCGCCTTCCGCCCCTATTTCTCCGCCGACATGGAGCGCACCGGCGCGATCGTCCCCATCGTCGAGGGCCGGGAGGTGTACAAGATCGCCGTTACGCTGATGCCGCAGATCGTCGAGGAGATCCTGGCCCGGAACGGCATGACCACCGCCGATCTCGACCTGGTCGTCATGCACCAGGCGAACCTCCGGATCAACGAAGCGGTCCAGCGGCGACTGGGGCTTCCGGACGAGAAGGTCTTCAACAACATCCAGCGCTACGGCAACACCACGGCGGCGACGATCCCGATGGCCTTTCATGAAGCCCGGCAGGCGGGGTTGGCGAAGCCGGGAGATCTGGTCTGCTTCGTGGGTCTCGGGAGCGGCCTCAACTGGGGAGCCGTTCTGTATCGCTGCTGA